A genomic stretch from Serratia entomophila includes:
- the recR gene encoding recombination mediator RecR, which yields MQTSPLLESLMEALRCLPGVGPKSAQRMAFQLLQRDRSGGMRLAQALTRAMSEIGHCADCRTFTEQDICTICANPRRQQNGQICVVETPADIHAIEQTGQFAGRYFVLMGHLSPLDGIGPGDIGLDRLEQRLEKESISEVILATNPTVEGDATANYIAEMCGQYGVLASRIAHGVPVGGELEMVDGTTLSHSLAGRHAIKF from the coding sequence ATGCAAACCAGCCCGCTCCTTGAGTCATTGATGGAGGCGCTGCGCTGCCTGCCGGGCGTTGGCCCGAAGTCGGCGCAGCGCATGGCGTTCCAACTGCTGCAGCGCGATCGCAGCGGCGGCATGCGCCTGGCGCAGGCGCTGACGCGCGCCATGTCGGAAATCGGCCACTGCGCCGACTGCCGCACCTTTACCGAGCAGGACATCTGCACCATTTGCGCCAATCCGCGCCGTCAGCAAAACGGCCAGATCTGCGTGGTGGAGACCCCGGCCGATATTCACGCCATCGAGCAGACCGGCCAGTTCGCCGGGCGCTACTTTGTGCTGATGGGTCACCTGTCGCCGCTGGACGGCATCGGGCCAGGCGATATCGGCCTGGATCGGCTGGAGCAACGGCTGGAAAAGGAAAGCATTAGCGAAGTGATCCTCGCCACCAACCCGACGGTGGAAGGGGATGCAACGGCCAACTATATCGCCGAGATGTGCGGCCAGTATGGCGTGCTCGCCAGCCGCATCGCCCACGGCGTGCCGGTGGGCGGCGAACTGGAGATGGTCGACGGCACCACGCTGTCGCA
- a CDS encoding YbaB/EbfC family nucleoid-associated protein encodes MFGKGGLGNLMKQAQQMQEKMQQMQEEVAKLEVTGESGAGLVKVTINGAHNCRRVEIDPSLMEDDKDMLEDLIAAAFNDAARRIDETQKEKMASVSNGMQLPPGFKMPF; translated from the coding sequence ATGTTTGGTAAAGGCGGTCTGGGTAACCTGATGAAGCAAGCCCAGCAAATGCAGGAAAAAATGCAGCAGATGCAGGAAGAAGTCGCCAAATTGGAAGTGACTGGCGAATCTGGCGCGGGCCTGGTGAAAGTGACCATCAACGGCGCGCACAACTGCCGCCGCGTGGAGATCGATCCAAGCCTGATGGAAGACGACAAGGATATGCTGGAAGACCTGATCGCCGCCGCGTTTAACGACGCCGCGCGCCGCATCGACGAAACCCAGAAAGAGAAGATGGCGTCCGTGTCCAACGGCATGCAGTTGCCGCCTGGCTTCAAGATGCCGTTCTGA
- the dnaX gene encoding DNA polymerase III subunit gamma/tau, whose translation MSYQVLARKWRPQTFADVVGQEHVLTALANGLSLGRIHHAYLFSGTRGVGKTTIARLLAKGLNCETGITATPCGQCDNCREIEQGRFVDLIEIDAASRTKVEDTRDLLDNVQYAPARGRFKVYLIDEVHMLSRHSFNALLKTLEEPPAHVKFLLATTDPQKLPVTILSRCLQFHLKALDVDQIRNQLETVLQAEQITSDARALQLLARAADGSMRDALSLTDQAIAMGQGQVTTATVSQMLGTLDDEQPLAILEALVSADGEKLMAQVAQAASRGVDWENLLVETLALLHRIAMVQLLPSMLDNHYAAVEQRLRELARTLPPADVQLYYQTLLVGRKELAYAPDRRMGVEMTLLRALAFHPKAVIPEPVALVQTAPAQMAQPAQQPQFQDAPPPLGQAAAPQHNQQTHLPDATAQLLKARTQLLRQGASTPKKSEPAAPGRARPANSALERLASVTERSQRRQAEKVVPEKPVKPEAYRWRALSEPEAAPEPLATPKALRTALEHEKTPELSAKLVVESLERDAWAAEIDKLKIPKLVQQLALNAFRQQPEPGKICLHLRPSQRHLNSPSAQKTLADALSELHGGPVELTVVEDDNPAERTPLEWRQAIYEEKLAQARQSIVADTNIQTLRRFFDADLDEESIRPL comes from the coding sequence ATGAGCTATCAGGTTCTTGCCCGTAAGTGGCGCCCTCAAACGTTTGCAGATGTTGTCGGACAAGAACATGTCCTGACCGCACTGGCTAACGGCCTCTCGCTGGGGCGGATTCATCACGCCTATCTGTTCTCGGGCACGCGCGGCGTGGGTAAAACCACCATTGCGCGCCTGTTGGCCAAAGGCCTGAACTGTGAAACCGGCATCACCGCCACGCCGTGCGGCCAATGCGACAACTGCCGCGAGATTGAGCAGGGGCGCTTTGTCGATCTGATCGAGATCGACGCCGCGTCCAGAACCAAGGTGGAAGACACCCGCGATCTGCTGGACAACGTCCAGTACGCGCCGGCCCGCGGCCGCTTCAAGGTTTACCTGATTGACGAAGTGCACATGCTTTCGCGCCACAGCTTCAACGCGCTGTTGAAAACGCTGGAAGAGCCGCCTGCACACGTCAAGTTCCTGCTGGCCACCACCGATCCGCAGAAATTACCGGTCACCATTTTGTCCCGCTGCCTGCAGTTCCATCTCAAGGCGCTGGATGTCGATCAGATCCGCAACCAGCTGGAAACGGTGTTGCAGGCGGAGCAGATAACCAGCGACGCCCGCGCGCTGCAGCTGCTGGCGCGCGCCGCCGACGGCAGCATGCGCGACGCGCTGAGCCTGACCGACCAGGCGATCGCCATGGGGCAGGGGCAGGTTACCACCGCCACCGTCAGCCAGATGCTCGGCACGCTCGACGACGAGCAGCCGCTGGCGATCCTCGAAGCGCTGGTCAGCGCCGACGGCGAGAAGCTGATGGCGCAGGTGGCGCAGGCCGCTTCGCGCGGGGTGGACTGGGAAAACCTGCTGGTGGAGACGCTGGCGCTGCTGCACCGCATTGCGATGGTGCAACTGCTGCCTTCGATGCTCGATAATCACTACGCCGCCGTCGAACAGCGGCTGCGTGAGCTGGCGCGCACCCTGCCGCCGGCGGACGTACAGCTTTACTATCAGACGCTGCTGGTCGGGCGCAAAGAGCTGGCCTATGCGCCGGATCGCCGCATGGGGGTTGAAATGACCCTGCTGCGGGCGCTGGCGTTTCACCCGAAGGCGGTGATCCCGGAGCCGGTGGCGCTGGTGCAGACCGCGCCGGCGCAGATGGCGCAGCCGGCGCAACAGCCGCAGTTTCAGGATGCGCCGCCGCCGTTAGGCCAGGCCGCCGCGCCGCAGCATAATCAACAGACCCACTTGCCGGATGCCACCGCGCAGCTGTTAAAAGCACGAACCCAGCTGCTGCGGCAGGGAGCATCCACACCAAAAAAGAGTGAGCCGGCGGCGCCAGGAAGAGCGCGGCCGGCAAACTCAGCGCTGGAGCGATTAGCTTCCGTGACTGAGCGCAGCCAGCGGCGCCAGGCGGAAAAAGTCGTGCCGGAAAAACCGGTCAAGCCGGAGGCCTACCGCTGGCGCGCCCTGAGCGAGCCGGAGGCGGCGCCGGAGCCGTTGGCGACGCCGAAGGCGCTGCGCACCGCGCTGGAGCACGAGAAAACCCCGGAACTGTCGGCCAAGCTGGTGGTAGAGTCGCTGGAGCGCGACGCCTGGGCGGCGGAAATCGATAAGCTGAAGATCCCCAAACTGGTGCAGCAGCTGGCGTTGAACGCCTTCAGGCAGCAGCCGGAGCCGGGCAAGATTTGTCTCCACCTGCGGCCTTCGCAGCGTCACCTGAATTCGCCTTCGGCGCAGAAGACGTTGGCCGATGCGCTCAGCGAGCTGCACGGCGGCCCGGTCGAACTGACCGTGGTGGAAGACGATAATCCGGCGGAGCGCACCCCGCTGGAGTGGCGGCAAGCCATTTATGAAGAAAAGCTGGCGCAGGCGCGCCAGTCCATCGTTGCGGATACCAACATCCAGACGCTGCGCCGTTTCTTTGACGCGGATCTGGATGAAGAGAGTATTCGCCCCCTTTAA